A genomic stretch from Alphaproteobacteria bacterium SS10 includes:
- a CDS encoding peptidyl-prolyl cis-trans isomerase, with product MRKLMENRIGRIFVIVLFSLMGLSMLSFGVTDFSMVGNSNAALVGDYKITAAELDQTFNFDLAEEQRNTGQFVNRVQALTEGRLEETLARLILRRQMQQAATDSEVLITEEALATIIRNNDGFQDEEGNFDRERFNFIVYQAGLTPEAYAQQVKANMTRGQMSQAVISGVQAPNLMLDVLTEFQGRTRDVSYVTLGEADVPVEGEPTEEELNVLYEQNLDAFRTPERRTVSILNFGPADVADRVTVTDEQLQAEYNRQIDSFRVDERRRFEQALLDSAEQAELLLAAATEGSSLSDIVAAAFPENAPFVSDVDWAERETLLPEMADVIFEMQVGEISEPIETDLGLHIVRLTGSQEAGTRPLDDVREALTEQVQRRNAADALFDFSAEVDQALIDEQPFEEIAETLKINLITLDGLAEDATLPVGTATPAFGLSIVAEEAFYLEPGEVSPLFESSNGGYLAVRLDSVTPANTQPKEEVQTQLTGLWELIERRRVAADLAAKLDEAARDGAEWNDALTELGLDPEQVTVQQVQQLSRADRNTAIAPAILRGIFDLTEPGDTDRLRIGDRWVVIRIEGVASEAVDPVQIQEMRVDLAETLSLDLLSQYQRVLDQRYPARINYNVLNSFHTPESGGSIPAHGGY from the coding sequence ATGCGTAAGTTGATGGAAAATCGGATCGGCCGAATCTTTGTGATCGTGCTGTTCAGCCTTATGGGTCTCAGCATGCTCAGCTTCGGTGTCACCGATTTCAGTATGGTTGGTAACAGCAATGCGGCGTTGGTGGGCGATTACAAGATCACGGCAGCAGAGCTTGATCAGACCTTCAACTTCGATTTGGCGGAAGAGCAGCGGAACACCGGTCAGTTTGTAAATCGGGTTCAAGCGCTGACTGAAGGCCGATTGGAAGAGACCCTCGCCCGCCTCATTCTTCGCCGCCAAATGCAGCAGGCTGCCACCGACTCGGAAGTGCTGATAACTGAAGAGGCCTTGGCCACCATCATCCGTAACAATGACGGTTTCCAGGATGAGGAAGGCAACTTTGATCGTGAGCGTTTTAACTTCATCGTCTACCAGGCGGGCCTAACGCCCGAAGCCTATGCCCAGCAGGTTAAGGCCAACATGACCCGTGGCCAGATGAGCCAGGCTGTCATCAGCGGTGTTCAAGCACCCAACCTGATGCTGGACGTGCTCACCGAATTTCAGGGCCGTACCCGGGATGTAAGCTACGTCACCCTGGGTGAGGCTGATGTACCGGTCGAGGGTGAGCCAACCGAAGAAGAGTTAAATGTTCTGTATGAACAGAACCTGGATGCGTTCCGCACGCCAGAGCGTCGGACCGTCAGCATCCTCAACTTTGGTCCCGCTGATGTTGCTGACCGTGTGACCGTCACGGATGAGCAGTTGCAGGCCGAATACAATCGCCAGATCGATAGCTTCCGCGTCGATGAACGGCGCCGGTTTGAACAAGCCCTGCTCGACAGTGCTGAACAGGCTGAACTTCTGCTAGCCGCCGCCACTGAGGGCAGCAGCCTTAGCGATATTGTCGCCGCCGCCTTCCCTGAGAATGCGCCCTTTGTCTCCGATGTCGATTGGGCAGAGCGCGAAACGCTGCTGCCAGAGATGGCTGATGTCATCTTTGAAATGCAGGTTGGTGAAATCTCAGAACCGATCGAAACGGATCTGGGCCTCCACATTGTTCGCCTTACCGGCAGTCAAGAAGCAGGCACCCGCCCCCTGGATGATGTTCGTGAGGCGTTGACCGAGCAGGTTCAGCGGCGCAATGCAGCAGACGCCCTCTTCGACTTCTCCGCTGAGGTTGATCAGGCGCTCATTGACGAGCAGCCCTTTGAAGAGATTGCGGAGACCCTAAAGATCAATCTGATCACTTTAGATGGCCTCGCCGAGGACGCGACCCTGCCGGTGGGCACCGCAACCCCAGCCTTTGGCCTGTCCATTGTTGCTGAGGAAGCATTCTACCTTGAGCCTGGGGAAGTTAGCCCACTGTTTGAGAGCAGTAATGGTGGCTACCTCGCCGTTCGCCTCGACAGCGTTACACCGGCCAATACACAGCCAAAGGAAGAGGTTCAGACCCAACTGACCGGCCTTTGGGAGCTGATTGAGCGCCGCCGTGTGGCTGCTGATCTGGCCGCCAAACTTGATGAAGCAGCGCGTGACGGCGCCGAATGGAATGATGCGCTGACTGAGCTTGGCCTCGACCCAGAGCAGGTCACCGTGCAACAGGTCCAACAGTTGAGCCGAGCCGACCGCAACACCGCTATTGCCCCGGCCATTTTGCGTGGGATCTTTGACCTGACTGAACCGGGTGACACTGACCGTCTTCGAATTGGTGACCGCTGGGTGGTTATCCGCATCGAGGGCGTGGCCAGTGAGGCTGTTGATCCAGTGCAGATTCAGGAGATGCGGGTTGATCTCGCAGAAACCCTGTCACTTGACCTGCTATCCCAATATCAGCGGGTTTTGGATCAGCGCTATCCGGCACGGATCAATTACAATGTGCTGAACAGCTTCCACACGCCAGAGTCCGGTGGCTCGATCCCTGCCCATGGCGGTTATTGA
- the tpiA gene encoding triose-phosphate isomerase produces MASANPAFLIAGNWKMHGTMAMADQLTQAIQHGFNHDQVKVVLCPTSLHLTTVVKAAAGSGIGVGSQTCHTAETGAHTGDVAAAMIADAGASYAIVGHSERRTDHGETDEMVCAQAEAALAAGLTPIICIGETEAERDAGEAEAVVKKQIAGSMPTDLTSADVILAYEPVWAIGTGRTPSNDDIEAIHTVIAQAAAGATSDKAAPRILYGGSVKPGNASEILPLNGVGGALVGGASLKAEDFLGILTAAAGVASS; encoded by the coding sequence ATGGCGTCCGCCAACCCCGCTTTTCTTATCGCCGGTAACTGGAAGATGCATGGCACGATGGCCATGGCCGACCAGCTGACCCAGGCTATTCAGCATGGCTTTAATCACGATCAGGTGAAGGTCGTGCTGTGCCCAACCAGCCTGCATCTAACCACGGTCGTGAAGGCAGCCGCTGGCAGCGGTATCGGCGTTGGGTCCCAGACCTGCCATACGGCTGAAACGGGCGCGCACACCGGCGATGTTGCGGCGGCCATGATTGCGGATGCCGGTGCCAGCTACGCAATCGTTGGCCACTCAGAGCGCAGAACCGATCATGGCGAAACTGATGAAATGGTGTGCGCGCAGGCTGAGGCCGCATTGGCTGCTGGTCTAACCCCAATCATCTGCATTGGTGAGACAGAAGCGGAACGGGATGCCGGTGAGGCCGAGGCTGTTGTGAAGAAACAAATCGCGGGTTCGATGCCAACCGACCTGACATCGGCTGATGTGATCCTTGCTTATGAGCCGGTTTGGGCCATCGGCACCGGTCGCACGCCATCAAATGATGACATCGAAGCGATCCACACTGTGATTGCTCAGGCCGCTGCGGGTGCGACCAGCGATAAAGCTGCGCCACGCATTCTTTATGGTGGGTCGGTTAAGCCTGGGAATGCTTCTGAAATCCTGCCGCTAAATGGTGTTGGTGGTGCCTTGGTTGGTGGTGCCAGCCTGAAGGCAGAGGACTTTTTGGGCATCCTCACAGCGGCGGCTGGGGTTGCTTCCAGCTAG